Part of the Ignavibacteria bacterium genome is shown below.
CGATCTTGAGTGATCTCTATAGATTCTAAAATGCTTTTGAATTGATCAAATAAAACATTTTCAGGCATAAACAATGTTTCTTTTGATTCTATTTACAAAGCTTGGTCTTAGATAGTTGTTTTTTAATATGATTTCGACTTTTCTGTCAAACAATGACTCTAAGTAAAGCTGAATTCCTGCAAAGTCATCAAAGCACACACTTTTCAGTTCAACAAGTAAATCAATATCGCTATCAATTTGATTTTCCTCTCTCGCATAGGAACCAAAAAGCCCAATACTGATGACACCAAATTCCTTCTCGAGAAATTTCTTTTCATCCTTAAGCTTATTAATTATTTCTGATTTTGAAAGTTCCATTTTGCTTTCGCTTAGAGTGTATCTTAATCAAAGTTATATATTTAGTTTTATATAAACAACGCGATATTTACATGATTTAGTCAAAGTTGTGAACCATTAGTATCCATGCCAACAATTATCAGCTTGCCCTTTCCAAAGGAGTCAATATGTGATAAGTGAAGGCTTGCTCTGAGCACAGTCGAAGAGAGCGAGTATGCATCCCGCCAAAGGCGGACAAGCCCGCCCGAGGTGGGCAAGTCAACGGAAATGTCTGCCATGAGCTTGTCGAAGGGAAAAATGCGTCAAGGTCGAGATGGAAGAGCATGTGTAATGTATAATGTAAAATGGAAAATGTAAAATGAA
Proteins encoded:
- a CDS encoding toxin-antitoxin system toxin subunit — translated: MELSKSEIINKLKDEKKFLEKEFGVISIGLFGSYAREENQIDSDIDLLVELKSVCFDDFAGIQLYLESLFDRKVEIILKNNYLRPSFVNRIKRNIVYA